A genome region from Dreissena polymorpha isolate Duluth1 chromosome 16, UMN_Dpol_1.0, whole genome shotgun sequence includes the following:
- the LOC127862032 gene encoding uncharacterized protein LOC127862032, with the protein MATTLSSVQKSSDFVKDYCCDACECKQMVETAEMYCETCLKCYCGKCIYHHGQLFANHTTYGRGDMSKWPLTKKMDNFIQTCEAHTDKKLEMFCEDHSQLCCSNCAFLKHRQCKEVTLISEKIKSHSTDLHNLTDKIETILDELKQFHSKREANVQSVESSYKQRLQEVSDVRYKLNAALDQLEKATLTELDDMRTALQASLKIDVDNCNRLKDELKQLRDAVQDLAERSKAELSFIVERKCMDTILESKVYLKEHDVKVDNSVAFQANTEIEQFLTKQFNLGKTLLRTQSLAVQQDPIHVLAVKQTSEYDVRISSEPSNSSYNTGICVISSDNILVADYYTKRVKLLNQQYKVISHCDVPVTQGDICQISECEVAVTVDDGVQFISVANLQIVKGRKLQFQHMCAGIAHHAGNLYVTTRTALYQYTLSGALVKKIFEDTTSDFTVWKCAVSQISDRIYVTTHNHNKLLTLSTNGTLISTFSDPELLCPWGVSVTPAGQVLICGFVSHTILQVDGEGKRKLATLATRKDKLSNPLSVFYNSNTNEVIVGLHNNDKILVLKM; encoded by the exons ATGGCGACCACTTTAAGTTCAGTTCAGAAAAGTTCTGATTTTGTGAAGGACTATTGTTGTGATGCTTGTGAATGTAAACAGATGGTAGAAACTGCAGAGATGTATTGTGAAACATGTCTGAAGTGTTATTGTGGAAAATGTATCTATCATCATGGTCAATTATTTGCTAACCATACCACTTATGGGAGGGGAGACATGAGCAAATGGCCGCTCACTAAGAAAATGGACAACTTTATTCAGACATGTGAGGCTCACACAGACAAGAAACTAGAAATGTTTTGTGAAGACCATAGTCAGCTGTGCTGCAGCAATTGTGCTTTCCTAAAACACAG ACAATGCAAGGAGGTGACTCTTATTTCTGAGAAAATAAAAAGCCACTCAACTGATCTGCACAATCTGACAGACAAAATTGAAACCATTCTTGACGAACTGAAACAGTTTCATAGTAAACGAGAGGCCAACGTTCAGTCTGTGGAGAGTTCATACAAGCAAAGACTACAAGAAGTTAGTGATGTGCGTTATAAATTAAATGCTGCTTTGGACCAGCTTGAAAAGGCCACTCTGACAGAACTTGATGACATGAGGACTGCACTGCAAGCCTCCCTCAAGATTGATGTAGATAACTGCAACAGACTGAAGGATGAACTGAAACAACTCAGGGATGCTGTGCAAGACCTTGCTGAAAGGAGCAAGGCAGAGCTCTCATTTATAGTTGAAAGGAAATGTATGGACACGATTCTGGAGTCAAAAGTATACCTGAAGGAACACGATGTAAAAGTTGACAATTCAGTAGCATTCCAAGCAAACACAGAAATAGAGCAGTTCTTGACCAAACAATTTAATCTAGGGAAAACTTTACTAAGGACCCAGTCATTGGCAGTGCAGCAAGACCCAATTCATGTATTAGCAGTAAAACAGACGAGTGAGTATGATGTACGAATATCAAGTGAGCCATCAAATTCAAGCTATAACACAGGCATCTGTGTTATCTCAAGTGATAATATCCTTGTTGCTGACTACTACACTAAGCGAGTGAAGCTTCTGAACCAGCAGTACAAAGTGATCAGCCATTGTGATGTGCCTGTTACTCAAGGGGACATTTGTCAGATAAGCGAATGTGAGGTAGCTGTTACTGTGGATGATGGGGTCCAATTCATCTCTGTGGCTAATTTACAGATTGTTAAAGGCAGGAAACTTCAGTTTCAGCATATGTGTGCTGGCATTGCCCATCATGCAGGCAACCTGTATGTCACCACCCGTACTGCACTCTACCAGTACACTCTGTCTGGAGCACTTGTTAAGAAGATCTttgaagatacaacttctgacttcACAG TTtggaagtgtgctgtgagtcaaATTAGTGACAGGATCTATGTCACCACCCACAACCATAACAAGCTCCTCACACTGTCCACAAATGGAACCCTGATATCCACCTTCAGTGATCCTGAACTACTCTGTCCATGGGGTGTCTCTGTAACACCTGCAGGCCAGGTCCTTATCTGTGGGTTCGTCTCCCACACTATATTACAGGTGGATGGAGAGGGGAAAAGAAAACTGGCTACTCTAGCCACAAGGAAGGATAAATTGAGCAACCCATTGTCGGTCTTCTACAACAGCAACACTAATGAAGTCATTGTGGGATTACATAATAACGACAAAATCCTTGTACTCAAAATGTAA